The following proteins are co-located in the Hevea brasiliensis isolate MT/VB/25A 57/8 chromosome 11, ASM3005281v1, whole genome shotgun sequence genome:
- the LOC110650966 gene encoding MLO-like protein 12 isoform X1 produces the protein MAEVVEERTLDTTPTWAVATVCFILILLSIIIEYLLHLLAKYFNKKRRKALIQALDKIKSELMLLGFMSLLLTVSQKLIANICIPMSVAETFLPCGSLTSSESGEETKCVDQGKLSLLSRSGVRELQYLIFVLASFHSLSSILIFGLGMAKMKRWESWEAETRTFEYQFLKDPRRFQLTHQTSFGRRHLRYWSEHRLIRWPICFLRQFNGSVSKVDYLTLRHGFIMAHFEQGTNFDFQKYIERALEKDFGVVVGISFWIWIFSVFYIFFNAHEFYSYLWLPFIPSVLLLLVGTKLQGIITSMCLDSHDKSHVVRGTLLVKPSDHFFWFGRPKLLLHLIHFILFQNSFELAFFTWTWVIKHFIMGFFNYGKENSITDIDSTYVQFKFGLRSCFHRETEDIVIRLAMGVLVHFLCGYVTLPLYALVTQMGSSMRKVVFPENVVMGLKRWRAKARKNLKTSDSTGPSLDASLDTSPSFRLDDSITAEFGSPSDVAERVAIEVINGGDREEKGKEKQPQEEHQGNDSFDGFDTNLTSETLSLEKQGSS, from the exons ATGGCTGAAGTGGTAGAAGAACGAACTCTAGATACAACGCCAACATGGGCTGTGGCCACTGTTTGCTTCATTTTGATATTGTTATCAATCATAATTGAGTATTTGCTCCATCTTTTAGCTAAG TATTTCAACAAGAAAAGGAGGAAGGCACTCATACAGGCTCTAGACAAGATCAAATCAG AATTGATGCTATTAGGTTTCATGTCCTTGTTGCTGACTGTGAGCCAAAAGCTTATAGCAAATATCTGCATCCCAATGAGCGTAGCCGAAACTTTCCTTCCCTGTGGTAGCTTGACTTCCAGCGAGAGTGGGGAGGAAACCAAATGTGTAGATCAG GGAAAGCTCTCTCTATTGTCCAGGTCAGGGGTGAGGGAACTCCAGTACCTTATCTTTGTCTTGGCTTCTTTCCATTCTTTATCAAGCATACTCATATTTGGGTTAGGGATGGCCAAG ATGAAGAGATGGGAGTCTTGGGAAGCAGAAACAAGAACCTTTGAATACCAATTTTTAAAGG ATCCAAGGAGGTTCCAACTCACTCATCAAACATCATTTGGGAGGAGGCACCTGAGATACTGGAGTGAACACCGCCTCATTCGATGGCCG ATATGCTTTCTAAGGCAGTTCAATGGATCTGTCTCTAAAGTGGATTATCTCACTCTTAGACATGGCTTCATTATG GCCCATTTTGAACAAGGAACCAACTTTGATTTCCAAAAATACATAGAAAGAGCTTTAGAAAAAGACTTTGGGGTGGTGGTGGGGATAAG TTTCTGGATTTGGATATTCTCAGTTTTTTACATATTCTTCAATGCACATG aattttACAGTTATTTATGGCTTCCGTTCATCCCTTCAGtg ttgttGTTGCTGGTGGGTACAAAACTGCAAGGCATCATAACTTCAATGTGCTTAGATAGCCATGACAAATCTCATGTTGTTAGGGGAACTTTGCTGGTTAAGCCTAGTGACCACTTTTTCTGGTTTGGCCGCCCCAAATTGCTCCTCCACCTAATACATTTCATATTGTTTCAG AACTCCTTTGAACTTGCATTTTTCACCTGGACTTGGGTAATTAAGCATTTCATTATGGgttttttcaattatggaaaagaAAATTCTATTACTGATATTGATTCTACATATGTACAGTTCAAATTTGGTCTAAGATCATGCTTCCACAGAGAAACAGAGGATATTGTGATAAGGCTTGCCATGGGAGTATTGGTGCATTTCCTTTGTGGCTATGTAACACTTCCTCTCTATGCTCTGGTCACACAG ATGGGTTCGTCGATGAGGAAAGTTGTTTTCCCAGAGAATGTGGTAATGGGCCTTAAAAGATGGCGAGCCAAAGCCAGGAAAAACCTGAAAACTTCAGATTCAACTGGTCCATCCCTTGATGCTTCCCTTGACACTTCACCTTCATTCAGACTCGATGACTCAATCACTGCAGAGTTCGGTAGCCCCTCGGATGTTGCTGAACGTGTTGCCATTGAAGTGATAAATGGAGGAGACAGAGAAGAAAAAGGCAAGGAGAAACAACCTCAGGAAGAGCATCAAGGAAATGATTCGTTTGATGGGTTTGATACCAATTTGACAAGTGAGACCTTAAGTTTAGAAAAGCAGGGCAGTTCATAA
- the LOC110650966 gene encoding MLO-like protein 12 isoform X3, translated as MAEVVEERTLDTTPTWAVATVCFILILLSIIIEYLLHLLAKYFNKKRRKALIQALDKIKSELMLLGFMSLLLTVSQKLIANICIPMSVAETFLPCGSLTSSESGEETKCVDQGKLSLLSRSGVRELQYLIFVLASFHSLSSILIFGLGMAKMKRWESWEAETRTFEYQFLKDPRRFQLTHQTSFGRRHLRYWSEHRLIRWPICFLRQFNGSVSKVDYLTLRHGFIMAHFEQGTNFDFQKYIERALEKDFGVVVGISFWIWIFSVFYIFFNAHEFYSYLWLPFIPSVLLLLVGTKLQGIITSMCLDSHDKSHVVRGTLLVKPSDHFFWLYSKFLDIGLLQNSFELAFFTWTWFKFGLRSCFHRETEDIVIRLAMGVLVHFLCGYVTLPLYALVTQMGSSMRKVVFPENVVMGLKRWRAKARKNLKTSDSTGPSLDASLDTSPSFRLDDSITAEFGSPSDVAERVAIEVINGGDREEKGKEKQPQEEHQGNDSFDGFDTNLTSETLSLEKQGSS; from the exons ATGGCTGAAGTGGTAGAAGAACGAACTCTAGATACAACGCCAACATGGGCTGTGGCCACTGTTTGCTTCATTTTGATATTGTTATCAATCATAATTGAGTATTTGCTCCATCTTTTAGCTAAG TATTTCAACAAGAAAAGGAGGAAGGCACTCATACAGGCTCTAGACAAGATCAAATCAG AATTGATGCTATTAGGTTTCATGTCCTTGTTGCTGACTGTGAGCCAAAAGCTTATAGCAAATATCTGCATCCCAATGAGCGTAGCCGAAACTTTCCTTCCCTGTGGTAGCTTGACTTCCAGCGAGAGTGGGGAGGAAACCAAATGTGTAGATCAG GGAAAGCTCTCTCTATTGTCCAGGTCAGGGGTGAGGGAACTCCAGTACCTTATCTTTGTCTTGGCTTCTTTCCATTCTTTATCAAGCATACTCATATTTGGGTTAGGGATGGCCAAG ATGAAGAGATGGGAGTCTTGGGAAGCAGAAACAAGAACCTTTGAATACCAATTTTTAAAGG ATCCAAGGAGGTTCCAACTCACTCATCAAACATCATTTGGGAGGAGGCACCTGAGATACTGGAGTGAACACCGCCTCATTCGATGGCCG ATATGCTTTCTAAGGCAGTTCAATGGATCTGTCTCTAAAGTGGATTATCTCACTCTTAGACATGGCTTCATTATG GCCCATTTTGAACAAGGAACCAACTTTGATTTCCAAAAATACATAGAAAGAGCTTTAGAAAAAGACTTTGGGGTGGTGGTGGGGATAAG TTTCTGGATTTGGATATTCTCAGTTTTTTACATATTCTTCAATGCACATG aattttACAGTTATTTATGGCTTCCGTTCATCCCTTCAGtg ttgttGTTGCTGGTGGGTACAAAACTGCAAGGCATCATAACTTCAATGTGCTTAGATAGCCATGACAAATCTCATGTTGTTAGGGGAACTTTGCTGGTTAAGCCTAGTGACCACTTTTTCTG GTTGTATTCTAAATTCTTGGATATTGGGCTCTTGCAGAACTCCTTTGAACTTGCATTTTTCACCTGGACTTGG TTCAAATTTGGTCTAAGATCATGCTTCCACAGAGAAACAGAGGATATTGTGATAAGGCTTGCCATGGGAGTATTGGTGCATTTCCTTTGTGGCTATGTAACACTTCCTCTCTATGCTCTGGTCACACAG ATGGGTTCGTCGATGAGGAAAGTTGTTTTCCCAGAGAATGTGGTAATGGGCCTTAAAAGATGGCGAGCCAAAGCCAGGAAAAACCTGAAAACTTCAGATTCAACTGGTCCATCCCTTGATGCTTCCCTTGACACTTCACCTTCATTCAGACTCGATGACTCAATCACTGCAGAGTTCGGTAGCCCCTCGGATGTTGCTGAACGTGTTGCCATTGAAGTGATAAATGGAGGAGACAGAGAAGAAAAAGGCAAGGAGAAACAACCTCAGGAAGAGCATCAAGGAAATGATTCGTTTGATGGGTTTGATACCAATTTGACAAGTGAGACCTTAAGTTTAGAAAAGCAGGGCAGTTCATAA
- the LOC110650966 gene encoding MLO-like protein 12 isoform X2, which produces MAEVVEERTLDTTPTWAVATVCFILILLSIIIEYLLHLLAKYFNKKRRKALIQALDKIKSELMLLGFMSLLLTVSQKLIANICIPMSVAETFLPCGSLTSSESGEETKCVDQGKLSLLSRSGVRELQYLIFVLASFHSLSSILIFGLGMAKMKRWESWEAETRTFEYQFLKDPRRFQLTHQTSFGRRHLRYWSEHRLIRWPICFLRQFNGSVSKVDYLTLRHGFIMAHFEQGTNFDFQKYIERALEKDFGVVVGISFWIWIFSVFYIFFNAHEFYSYLWLPFIPSVLLLLVGTKLQGIITSMCLDSHDKSHVVRGTLLVKPSDHFFWFGRPKLLLHLIHFILFQNSFELAFFTWTWFKFGLRSCFHRETEDIVIRLAMGVLVHFLCGYVTLPLYALVTQMGSSMRKVVFPENVVMGLKRWRAKARKNLKTSDSTGPSLDASLDTSPSFRLDDSITAEFGSPSDVAERVAIEVINGGDREEKGKEKQPQEEHQGNDSFDGFDTNLTSETLSLEKQGSS; this is translated from the exons ATGGCTGAAGTGGTAGAAGAACGAACTCTAGATACAACGCCAACATGGGCTGTGGCCACTGTTTGCTTCATTTTGATATTGTTATCAATCATAATTGAGTATTTGCTCCATCTTTTAGCTAAG TATTTCAACAAGAAAAGGAGGAAGGCACTCATACAGGCTCTAGACAAGATCAAATCAG AATTGATGCTATTAGGTTTCATGTCCTTGTTGCTGACTGTGAGCCAAAAGCTTATAGCAAATATCTGCATCCCAATGAGCGTAGCCGAAACTTTCCTTCCCTGTGGTAGCTTGACTTCCAGCGAGAGTGGGGAGGAAACCAAATGTGTAGATCAG GGAAAGCTCTCTCTATTGTCCAGGTCAGGGGTGAGGGAACTCCAGTACCTTATCTTTGTCTTGGCTTCTTTCCATTCTTTATCAAGCATACTCATATTTGGGTTAGGGATGGCCAAG ATGAAGAGATGGGAGTCTTGGGAAGCAGAAACAAGAACCTTTGAATACCAATTTTTAAAGG ATCCAAGGAGGTTCCAACTCACTCATCAAACATCATTTGGGAGGAGGCACCTGAGATACTGGAGTGAACACCGCCTCATTCGATGGCCG ATATGCTTTCTAAGGCAGTTCAATGGATCTGTCTCTAAAGTGGATTATCTCACTCTTAGACATGGCTTCATTATG GCCCATTTTGAACAAGGAACCAACTTTGATTTCCAAAAATACATAGAAAGAGCTTTAGAAAAAGACTTTGGGGTGGTGGTGGGGATAAG TTTCTGGATTTGGATATTCTCAGTTTTTTACATATTCTTCAATGCACATG aattttACAGTTATTTATGGCTTCCGTTCATCCCTTCAGtg ttgttGTTGCTGGTGGGTACAAAACTGCAAGGCATCATAACTTCAATGTGCTTAGATAGCCATGACAAATCTCATGTTGTTAGGGGAACTTTGCTGGTTAAGCCTAGTGACCACTTTTTCTGGTTTGGCCGCCCCAAATTGCTCCTCCACCTAATACATTTCATATTGTTTCAG AACTCCTTTGAACTTGCATTTTTCACCTGGACTTGG TTCAAATTTGGTCTAAGATCATGCTTCCACAGAGAAACAGAGGATATTGTGATAAGGCTTGCCATGGGAGTATTGGTGCATTTCCTTTGTGGCTATGTAACACTTCCTCTCTATGCTCTGGTCACACAG ATGGGTTCGTCGATGAGGAAAGTTGTTTTCCCAGAGAATGTGGTAATGGGCCTTAAAAGATGGCGAGCCAAAGCCAGGAAAAACCTGAAAACTTCAGATTCAACTGGTCCATCCCTTGATGCTTCCCTTGACACTTCACCTTCATTCAGACTCGATGACTCAATCACTGCAGAGTTCGGTAGCCCCTCGGATGTTGCTGAACGTGTTGCCATTGAAGTGATAAATGGAGGAGACAGAGAAGAAAAAGGCAAGGAGAAACAACCTCAGGAAGAGCATCAAGGAAATGATTCGTTTGATGGGTTTGATACCAATTTGACAAGTGAGACCTTAAGTTTAGAAAAGCAGGGCAGTTCATAA